A window of Mobiluncus massiliensis genomic DNA:
AAGATTTCTTCGCGCGGAAGTTTTTGGACGTGGGTCGGATCCAAACCGATTTGCCGGGTCCAGATGTCCCAAGCGTCCTCGTCTTCCTCCCAAATCGTGACCCAGAGCTTGTCGCCGTCCAGGCCGTAGCCGCCGTCCTTTTGACTACCGGTCAGCAAATCCCAGGCATACTGAGATGCGCCTTCCTTAAAGTAGTCACCGAAAGAAAAGTTCCCGCACATCTGAAAGAAAGTACCGTGACGCGTCGTTTTCCCGACCTCGTCGATGTCGTTGGTGCGGATACATTTTTGTACCGAGGTGGCTCGCGGCCACGGCGCCGGTTCGGTTCCCACAATGTAGGGAATGAACGGAACCATGCCCGCGATGGTGAACAAAATCGAGGGGTCGGGCGAAATGAGCGGCACCGAGGGGCGAACCTCATGACCGTTCTTTGCAAAAAAATCCAGCCAACGCTGACGAACTTCCGCAGTACGCATGTATATGTATCTTTCCTTCGTGTCCGGGCAGTTCCCGGCTTATCTGTCCTGGTCCCCCGGTCAGTTTGCTCCGGGCAACTTTCGTTTATTGTCAGTTAGTTTCGCTAAAAGTCCAGTTCGTCGTCCAGCGTGGAGTCACGGTGACGTCCACGTCCGACTTTAAAGCCGCCGCGATCTTCCTTCCGGGCGTTCCAAGTGTCGCGGGCTTGCTCGATTTCTGAATCACTGGAGCTCAGAGCCTCGATGAGTTCTCCCTCGCGCTGCGACATATCCGCACGAAACCCCTGGGTCATCTGATCGACAGTCTGCCGAAACGGGGTCACGGTAAAGTACGCGGCCAGCGCCGCCCCCGCGGAAAGCAGCAGCGTCGTCCCGACTGCTTTTGCTGTATTCGACATCGGTCCCCCTACTTCGCTTTCTTCTTGTCGATACCCATGGCTTTACGCACCGCATAGTTAAACGCGGCTACCTTAATGAGCGGCCGGCCCAGCGTTGCCGTGAACAAGGTCGTCAGAGCCGAAAGATCCTCGACGGAACGATTCGCCGCCGAGGTCATGGAATCGACCCGTTCCAACTGATTATTGACCTGATCCAAAGACGTCTGTCCCTGTTTGACCGCCACCACCGTTTCGTCGGCGACAGTTTTGATGGATTGCTCCAGTTGGGAAAACACCCCACCCAGTTTCCACAGCGGCACTGCCAAAAATAGCACCAATACCGCGAAAGCCACGGCGGCAATAATCCCGGCAATTTCACCAATCATGTCATTCTCCTGTCCCGGTGTAGCGACCGAATTCTGCGCAGTCTGCGCGAAACGCACCGTGATATTCTAACTTTAAACAAGTGACCCCGGGAAAATCCCGGGGTCACTGAAAGTTTTAGCGGGAATAGTGCTCCACAACCAGTTGCACTTCACACTGAATCGGGACTTCTTCACGCTTAGGCTGGCGATCCAGAGTAAAACGCAGCTTTTCCAAATCAACCTTCAAATAGGGCGGCACATCAGGCAGCACATCGCGGTGAGAACCGCGGGCAGCCACCACGAAGGGGTCCTTGACCTGGGAGGACGGCTTGACCTGGACAGTCTGGCCGGGACGTACCTTGTAAGAGGGGCGATCCACAATCTTGCCGTCGACCAAGATGTGACGGTGGGTTACCGCCTGACGAGCCTGGAACATGGTGCGTCCGAAACCGGCACGCAACACCAGGGCATCAAGCCGAGTTTCCAGCAATTCCACCAGGTTGTCACCGGTCTGGCCTTCCATGCGACGCGCCTCCTGGAAAGTCTTGACCAGCTGCGCCTCACGAATCGCGTATTGGGCGCGCAAACGCTGCTTTTCCTTCAAACGCACCGCGTAGTCAGATTCGCTGCGGCGCCGGGCACGGCCGTGTTCACCGGGTCCGTAAGGACGACGTTCAAAGTACCGCTTAGCTTTCGGGGTCAGCGGCATCCCCAAGGCACGCGACAAACGCACCATTTTCCGAGAACGGTTTCCCATTTATATTCTTCCTGTCTTATTGCAAAGTCACCCCGCGAGGGCATCTCGGCGGGGAGGGGTCACCTTTTTGGCTAAGACCCCAGGTGTCCGGGCGTCAACCAACCGAGAGTTGGACAAAACACCGGGCAACTTGGCTATCTTACCGCATTTTTTGAATCTTGCGTATTTTGGCCAGTCTCTCGCCCAACGTGACTTCCCACCCGTGGGCGGAAGGTTCGTAATAAATCTTGTCTTTCAGCGGGTCAGGCAGGTATTGCTGCGCGACTATCCCGCGGGTGTCATCGTGGGGATAGCTATAGGTCCCCAGAGCTTTCCTGTCGGCGTCAGCCCCCGGATAATGCTGGTCACGCAGGTAGGTTGGAACGGTGCCATTGTTTCCGGCCTCCACATCGGCTATAGCGGTGTTGATGCCGACATAAGCCCGATTCGACTTCGGGGCCGTCGCTACCGCGACCACTGCCTCAGCCAGCGGAATCCGCCCTTCCGGCATCCCAATCAACTGCACCGCTTGTGCCGCCGCGACCGCGAGGGGCAGCACGGTCGGATCAGCCAATCCAACGTCTTCTGCCGCCGCAATGACGACTCGGCGGGCGATGAAGCGCGGATCTTCCCCGGCCTTAATCATCCGCGCCAAATAGTGCAGGGCGGCATCGGGGTCGGAACCGCGCATCGACTTGATAAACGCCGAAGCCACGTCATAATGCTCGTCAATGCCGTAACGCACCACGGCCGTATCCGCCGCAACCGCTACATCATCTTCGGTAATCTCGCTGGCCTCGCGGGAATCCGCTCCCCCGGCGGCAGCTTCCAACAGGGTCAAGGCTTTACGCCCGTCCGCACCGGCCAATCTGATGAGGCTTTCCCTAGCGTCCGAGGTCAGGGTGTACTTTCCAGTCAGTCCGCGTTCGTCCGCCAAAGCCCGGTCCATAATGGTCTCGATATCCTGATTTGTCAGTGGTTTCAACGTCAGCAGCAGGGATCGGGACAACAGTGGAGAGATGACGGAAAATGCCGGATTTTCGGTGGTGGCGGCGACCAGGATAACCCACCGGTTTTCCACTGCCGGCAGCAGCGAGTCCTGCTGGGATTTAGAAAACCGATGAACCTCGTCTAAAAACAAAATGGTTTCTTGACCGCTCAGACTCAGCCGTTGCTTCGCCGCGTTAATGACCTCACGGACTTCCTTCACTCCCGCGTTGATGGCGGAAAGCTGGGCGTATTCCCGGCCCCCTGCCTGCGCCACCAGATATGCCAAGGTTGTTTTGCCAGTTCCGGGCGGACCGTAGAGAATCACGGAGGAAGTCATCTCGGTGTCTGCCCGCA
This region includes:
- a CDS encoding replication-associated recombination protein A → MDLFDSLSDTGRGVPEFRPDAPLAVRMRPRNVAELVGQSHLLAPNSPLQRLLRADTEMTSSVILYGPPGTGKTTLAYLVAQAGGREYAQLSAINAGVKEVREVINAAKQRLSLSGQETILFLDEVHRFSKSQQDSLLPAVENRWVILVAATTENPAFSVISPLLSRSLLLTLKPLTNQDIETIMDRALADERGLTGKYTLTSDARESLIRLAGADGRKALTLLEAAAGGADSREASEITEDDVAVAADTAVVRYGIDEHYDVASAFIKSMRGSDPDAALHYLARMIKAGEDPRFIARRVVIAAAEDVGLADPTVLPLAVAAAQAVQLIGMPEGRIPLAEAVVAVATAPKSNRAYVGINTAIADVEAGNNGTVPTYLRDQHYPGADADRKALGTYSYPHDDTRGIVAQQYLPDPLKDKIYYEPSAHGWEVTLGERLAKIRKIQKMR
- a CDS encoding DUF948 domain-containing protein, with protein sequence MRFAQTAQNSVATPGQENDMIGEIAGIIAAVAFAVLVLFLAVPLWKLGGVFSQLEQSIKTVADETVVAVKQGQTSLDQVNNQLERVDSMTSAANRSVEDLSALTTLFTATLGRPLIKVAAFNYAVRKAMGIDKKKAK
- the rpsD gene encoding 30S ribosomal protein S4, with amino-acid sequence MGNRSRKMVRLSRALGMPLTPKAKRYFERRPYGPGEHGRARRRSESDYAVRLKEKQRLRAQYAIREAQLVKTFQEARRMEGQTGDNLVELLETRLDALVLRAGFGRTMFQARQAVTHRHILVDGKIVDRPSYKVRPGQTVQVKPSSQVKDPFVVAARGSHRDVLPDVPPYLKVDLEKLRFTLDRQPKREEVPIQCEVQLVVEHYSR